The following are encoded together in the Pseudodesulfovibrio indicus genome:
- a CDS encoding amino acid ABC transporter ATP-binding protein — translation MTKKHVAKALAIQIQGLHKRFGDIEVLKGIDLDIHQGEVVCLIGPSGSGKSTLLRCINLLETYDEGAVLIDGNCIGYSETYDGKRVPASAASVRDARRDLGMVFQQFNLWPHMSVLHNVTEALRSVKRAGRREAEARGAAMLEKVGLGDKLHSYPANLSGGQAQQRVAIARALAMEPSIMLFDEPTSALDPELVDDVLNVMRNLADEGMTMIVVTHEMGFAAEVADRVVFLEDGRLVIQGSPDAIFNASDDPRLERFLGSWNRRNVSAPNHKERSL, via the coding sequence ATGACCAAGAAACACGTAGCCAAGGCCCTGGCCATCCAGATCCAGGGACTGCACAAACGGTTCGGGGACATCGAGGTGCTCAAGGGCATCGACCTGGACATCCACCAGGGCGAAGTGGTCTGCCTCATCGGCCCCTCCGGCTCGGGCAAGAGCACGCTGCTGCGCTGCATCAACCTCCTGGAGACCTACGACGAGGGCGCCGTGCTCATCGACGGCAACTGCATCGGCTATTCCGAGACCTACGACGGCAAGCGCGTCCCGGCCTCGGCCGCGTCCGTGCGCGACGCGCGCCGGGACCTCGGCATGGTCTTCCAGCAGTTCAATCTCTGGCCCCACATGAGCGTGCTCCACAACGTCACCGAGGCCCTCCGCTCGGTCAAGCGGGCCGGACGCAGGGAGGCCGAGGCACGGGGCGCGGCCATGCTGGAGAAGGTCGGGCTGGGCGACAAGCTGCACAGCTATCCGGCCAACCTCTCCGGCGGCCAGGCACAGCAGCGGGTGGCCATTGCCCGCGCCCTGGCCATGGAGCCGTCCATCATGCTCTTCGACGAGCCGACCTCCGCCCTCGACCCCGAGCTGGTCGACGACGTGCTCAACGTCATGCGCAACCTGGCCGACGAAGGCATGACCATGATCGTCGTCACCCACGAGATGGGCTTCGCCGCCGAGGTGGCGGACCGCGTCGTCTTCCTCGAAGACGGCAGGCTCGTCATCCAGGGCAGCCCGGACGCCATTTTCAACGCATCGGACGATCCCCGGCTCGAAAGGTTCCTCGGTTCCTGGAACCGGCGCAACGTCAGTGCACCAAACCACAAAGAAAGGAGTCTATAA
- a CDS encoding TRAP transporter large permease: MEFLLILVLFLVLMVMGAPIGTSLGVSAVATILYFDLGAEMLGVNFASGIASFPLLAIPFFVLAGVILERAGIAAHIANFFELLVGRATGGLSIVAVLTCMFWGAMSGSGPATTAAVGLILLTPMLKNGYDKAFAGATIANASDLSIIIPPSIAFIIYGNITSVSVSALFVAGIIPGILTGLATMLVAWYISYRRGYRGLVCRGCMTDLLKALRQSFWAIMAPVVILGGIYTGIFTPTEAAVVAVFYSLFVAVVVYRSIGWRDLIEILVDSAVTSSVIMFIVAFAGIFTWAASVTGVIDAMADLIIRISPNAVVMIILVNVLLFGLGMILDAISISYLLMPILIPVLSAFHVDPVFYGVIFISALAIGQATPPVGVNLFTAANLVGCDVDEIAKEAIPYVVMDFVVLIIISLIPALSLVLPQWAGLYTP, from the coding sequence ATGGAATTCCTGCTCATCCTGGTCCTCTTCCTGGTGCTCATGGTCATGGGCGCGCCCATCGGCACGTCGCTCGGCGTGTCCGCGGTGGCCACCATCCTGTACTTCGACCTGGGAGCGGAGATGCTCGGCGTGAACTTCGCCTCGGGCATCGCCTCCTTCCCGCTGCTGGCCATCCCGTTCTTCGTCCTGGCGGGCGTCATCCTGGAACGGGCGGGCATCGCGGCGCACATCGCCAACTTCTTCGAGCTGCTGGTGGGCCGCGCCACGGGCGGGCTGTCCATCGTGGCCGTGCTGACCTGCATGTTCTGGGGCGCCATGTCCGGCTCCGGCCCGGCCACCACCGCCGCCGTGGGCCTGATCCTGCTCACCCCCATGCTCAAGAACGGCTACGACAAGGCCTTTGCCGGGGCGACCATCGCCAACGCCTCGGACCTGTCCATCATCATCCCGCCGTCCATCGCCTTCATCATCTACGGCAACATCACCTCGGTGTCCGTGTCCGCGCTGTTCGTGGCGGGCATCATCCCCGGCATCCTGACCGGGCTGGCGACCATGCTCGTGGCCTGGTACATCTCCTACCGCCGGGGCTACCGGGGGCTGGTCTGCCGAGGCTGCATGACCGACCTGCTCAAGGCCCTGCGCCAGTCCTTCTGGGCGATCATGGCCCCGGTGGTCATCCTGGGCGGCATCTACACCGGCATCTTCACGCCCACCGAGGCGGCGGTGGTGGCGGTCTTCTACAGCCTGTTCGTGGCCGTGGTCGTCTACCGCTCCATCGGCTGGCGCGACCTGATCGAGATCCTGGTGGACTCCGCCGTGACCAGCTCGGTGATCATGTTCATCGTGGCCTTCGCGGGCATCTTCACCTGGGCCGCCTCGGTCACCGGGGTCATCGACGCCATGGCCGACCTGATCATCCGCATCTCGCCCAACGCCGTGGTCATGATCATCCTGGTCAACGTCCTGCTCTTCGGCCTGGGCATGATCCTGGACGCCATCTCCATCTCGTACCTGCTCATGCCGATCCTCATCCCGGTGCTCTCCGCGTTCCACGTGGACCCGGTGTTCTACGGGGTCATCTTCATCTCGGCCCTGGCCATCGGCCAGGCCACGCCGCCGGTGGGCGTCAACCTGTTCACCGCCGCCAACCTGGTGGGCTGCGATGTGGACGAGATCGCCAAGGAGGCGATCCCCTACGTGGTCATGGACTTCGTGGTCCTGATCATCATCTCGCTCATTCCGGCGCTGTCGCTGGTGCTGCCCCAGTGGGCCGGACTGTATACGCCGTAA
- a CDS encoding DUF1989 domain-containing protein — MTTAPTRIPPRTGKAVFLKAGQAIKIINTHGQQIVDTWAFNPYDMSEYLSMQHTRAYLNKVIPGVGDALVSNRRRPLLHLEEDTSPGVHDTLIAACDIYRYIGLGVDEYHDNCQDNMYAAMAALGHTPCTCPSPLNLWMNTPATDNVVEWLPPVSKPGDYVVLRAAVDCVVAMSNCPQDILPINGEACDPTETHFEILEAK, encoded by the coding sequence ATGACAACCGCCCCCACCCGCATTCCCCCCAGGACCGGAAAGGCCGTGTTCCTCAAGGCCGGCCAGGCCATCAAGATCATCAACACCCACGGGCAGCAGATCGTCGACACCTGGGCCTTCAACCCCTATGACATGAGCGAATACCTGTCCATGCAGCACACCCGGGCCTATCTGAACAAGGTCATCCCCGGGGTGGGCGACGCCCTGGTCTCCAACCGCCGCCGCCCCCTGCTGCACCTGGAGGAGGACACCTCCCCGGGCGTCCACGACACCCTGATCGCCGCCTGCGACATCTACCGCTACATCGGCCTGGGCGTGGACGAATACCACGACAACTGCCAGGACAACATGTACGCGGCCATGGCCGCCCTGGGCCACACGCCGTGCACCTGCCCCAGCCCCCTGAACCTGTGGATGAACACCCCGGCCACGGACAACGTCGTCGAGTGGCTGCCCCCGGTCTCCAAGCCCGGGGACTATGTGGTCCTGCGCGCGGCCGTCGACTGCGTGGTGGCCATGTCCAACTGCCCCCAGGACATCCTGCCCATCAACGGGGAGGCCTGCGATCCCACCGAAACCCACTTCGAGATTCTCGAGGCGAAATAA
- a CDS encoding TRAP transporter small permease, translating into MKKLLFGFSLEHWLVALCMAGMVIIAFLNVLSRYIFHFSLAATEEITINLFVWMTVIGIGIAFKRGGHMGMVTFFNHFPRRAQKTCIVIYSLLAALLFLVLDYYMIQAIYDEITLFEAKSAALNIPVWIYYLGLPVLSVFIFHGIYCDAVRKLADPEEE; encoded by the coding sequence GTGAAAAAGTTACTGTTTGGTTTCAGCCTCGAGCACTGGCTCGTGGCCCTCTGCATGGCCGGCATGGTGATCATCGCCTTCCTCAACGTCCTGAGCCGGTACATCTTTCATTTCTCCCTGGCCGCCACCGAGGAGATCACCATCAACCTCTTCGTCTGGATGACCGTCATCGGCATCGGCATCGCCTTCAAGCGGGGCGGACACATGGGCATGGTGACCTTCTTCAACCATTTCCCCCGGCGCGCGCAGAAGACGTGCATCGTCATCTATTCCCTGCTCGCCGCCCTGCTCTTCCTGGTCCTGGACTACTACATGATCCAGGCCATCTACGACGAGATCACCCTGTTCGAGGCCAAGTCCGCCGCCCTGAACATCCCGGTGTGGATCTACTACCTGGGGCTGCCGGTCCTGTCGGTCTTCATCTTCCACGGCATCTACTGCGACGCCGTGCGCAAGCTGGCCGACCCGGAGGAGGAGTAA
- a CDS encoding amino acid ABC transporter permease, which produces MNLSVLDSYWPIILGGLRTTVVICTLSILLGLVLGLGLELVRRNLRWLRVPCRIYVEFFRGSPILLQLFLLYYAGPSFGLVLDPDTAGVVGLALYGAAYFAEIFRGGFDAIPAGQLEAAESLGIPPFRSLWRIQLPQMMAMVLPALVNQAIILVKDSAVLSIITVPDLTKQTAKIINETFTISEPLLALALLYWLLVETLSRGGAKLEAMVTKHLKPLRGKSS; this is translated from the coding sequence ATGAACCTCTCCGTGCTCGACAGCTACTGGCCGATCATCCTCGGCGGCCTCCGCACCACGGTGGTCATCTGCACCCTCAGCATCCTGCTCGGCCTGGTCCTGGGGCTCGGCCTGGAGCTTGTGCGCCGCAACCTGCGCTGGCTCCGGGTTCCGTGCCGGATCTACGTGGAGTTCTTTCGCGGCTCGCCCATCCTGCTCCAGCTCTTCCTGCTCTATTACGCGGGACCGAGCTTCGGCCTGGTCCTCGACCCGGACACGGCCGGAGTGGTCGGCCTGGCCCTCTACGGCGCGGCCTATTTCGCGGAAATCTTCCGGGGCGGCTTCGACGCCATCCCCGCGGGGCAGCTGGAAGCGGCCGAGAGCCTGGGCATCCCGCCCTTCCGGTCCCTGTGGCGCATCCAGCTGCCGCAGATGATGGCCATGGTCCTTCCGGCCCTCGTCAACCAGGCCATCATCCTGGTCAAGGACTCGGCCGTGCTGTCCATCATCACGGTCCCGGACCTGACCAAGCAGACCGCCAAGATCATCAACGAAACCTTCACCATCTCCGAGCCGCTGCTGGCCCTGGCCCTGCTCTACTGGCTGCTGGTGGAAACCCTGTCCAGGGGCGGCGCCAAGCTGGAGGCCATGGTCACGAAGCATCTCAAACCGCTCCGAGGGAAATCATCATGA
- a CDS encoding amino acid ABC transporter permease, giving the protein MNASLDYTVVIDNLPLLIQGAGVTLAVALASITAGLAVGMAVCLGRLSGNRVLRGLMKVYISALRGIPILVMLMIVFYMLPLVGLEVPPVLAAILGLSLNSAAFQAEIFRGGFNSLPKGQLEAARALGMAETRILTRIVIPQVLLRVLPSLVNELIVLLKNTSLASTITVIELLRTSQQLVSSTYRPTEIYSAAALLYILMCFGLSVLGSSVRSRLSGHEEGAA; this is encoded by the coding sequence ATGAACGCGTCATTGGACTACACGGTCGTCATCGACAACCTCCCCCTCTTGATACAGGGAGCGGGGGTCACCCTTGCGGTGGCCCTCGCCTCCATCACGGCGGGGCTGGCGGTCGGCATGGCGGTCTGCCTGGGCAGGCTCTCGGGCAACCGCGTGCTGCGCGGGCTGATGAAGGTCTACATCAGCGCCCTGCGCGGCATTCCCATCCTGGTCATGCTGATGATCGTCTTCTACATGCTCCCGCTGGTGGGGCTGGAGGTGCCGCCGGTGCTGGCCGCCATCCTCGGCCTGAGCCTCAACTCCGCCGCCTTCCAGGCCGAGATATTTCGCGGCGGGTTCAACAGCCTTCCCAAGGGACAGCTGGAGGCGGCCCGCGCCCTGGGCATGGCCGAGACGCGCATCCTGACGCGCATCGTCATCCCCCAGGTCCTGCTCCGCGTCCTGCCGTCCCTGGTGAACGAACTCATCGTGCTCCTCAAGAACACCTCCCTGGCCTCGACCATCACGGTCATCGAACTGCTGCGCACCAGCCAGCAGCTCGTCTCCTCCACCTACCGGCCCACGGAGATCTATTCCGCGGCGGCCCTGCTCTACATCCTGATGTGCTTCGGCCTCTCGGTCCTGGGATCGTCGGTCCGCAGCAGATTGAGCGGCCACGAGGAGGGTGCGGCATGA
- a CDS encoding BMP family protein — MKRILTIAAALCLAVALFAGSAMAAGKLKVAGIYTQPIQQKWDACLHKALQKAADAGEIEYVYSEKVSNTDYIRVLREYSEKGVNLIVGEAFGISRDVTKVAKDYPNVAYLMGDSFGPRGDNLSVFDNYIHEPCYLMGMVAGKMTKTNKIGMVGGYPIGECNRLFNAFMAGAKSVNPDVQFKVSFIGSWYDPPKAKEFAFAQVESGVDVLYAERAGVVDAAREKGIIAFGNVNDMNKEENGKDVVVASALWSMDAAIGHAVQLVEAGQFKAEDYREWTMMAKGGASLSPFYEFEDKIPADVKAAVAQKADEIKAGTFTVAIDDAEPKSTF, encoded by the coding sequence ATGAAACGCATTCTGACCATCGCGGCGGCGCTCTGCCTGGCGGTCGCCCTGTTCGCGGGCTCCGCCATGGCCGCGGGCAAGCTCAAGGTGGCGGGCATCTACACCCAGCCCATCCAGCAGAAATGGGACGCCTGCCTGCACAAGGCCCTGCAAAAGGCCGCCGACGCGGGCGAAATCGAGTACGTGTACTCCGAGAAGGTATCCAACACCGACTACATCCGCGTGCTGCGCGAGTACTCCGAGAAGGGCGTGAACCTGATCGTGGGCGAGGCCTTCGGCATCTCCCGCGACGTGACCAAGGTGGCCAAGGACTACCCGAACGTGGCCTACCTCATGGGCGACTCCTTCGGCCCGCGCGGCGACAATCTTTCCGTGTTCGACAACTACATCCACGAGCCGTGCTACCTGATGGGCATGGTCGCGGGCAAGATGACCAAGACCAACAAGATCGGCATGGTCGGCGGCTATCCCATCGGCGAATGCAACCGGCTGTTCAACGCCTTCATGGCCGGGGCCAAATCCGTGAACCCGGACGTCCAGTTCAAGGTCTCCTTCATCGGCTCCTGGTATGATCCGCCCAAGGCCAAGGAATTCGCCTTCGCCCAGGTGGAGTCCGGCGTGGACGTGCTCTACGCCGAGCGCGCGGGCGTGGTCGACGCGGCCCGCGAAAAGGGCATCATCGCCTTCGGCAACGTCAACGACATGAACAAGGAAGAGAACGGCAAGGACGTGGTCGTGGCCTCCGCCCTGTGGAGCATGGACGCCGCCATCGGCCACGCCGTGCAGCTGGTCGAGGCGGGCCAGTTCAAGGCCGAGGACTACCGCGAGTGGACCATGATGGCCAAGGGCGGCGCGTCCCTGTCCCCGTTCTACGAGTTCGAGGACAAGATTCCCGCCGACGTCAAGGCGGCCGTGGCGCAGAAAGCCGACGAGATCAAGGCCGGGACCTTCACCGTCGCCATCGACGACGCCGAGCCCAAGTCCACCTTCTAA
- a CDS encoding M20 family metallopeptidase, which translates to MDVIDLARRLIRIDTTNPPGRERDALDLLAPLLSSGGARVTLDRFDEGRGSLVARFNAGHRAPALCFAGHIDTVPFGGQTWSHPPLGAEEAAGKIYGRGASDMKSGIAAMCIAALEMIAEGMDRELALYVFGGEETGCTGSFHALADPALLGEPGAVVVAEPTSCRPLLGHKGALWLRCTATGTTAHGAMPELGDNALYKAVDAIRAIRDIDWAVPDHAHLGPMTLSVNTLHSGMNTNSVPDRATFDIDMRTLPGQHGPDIVDRIIRAAPPGTIAAQLLDIPAVWTEPSEPWIESAFQVLTPLLDAPPAIETVQFFTDAAAFRRALPDVPILVLGPGDPAMAHQTDEYCAIREIRQAVRLYKAIGAAWAAAPDNP; encoded by the coding sequence ATGGACGTCATCGACCTGGCCCGGCGGCTCATCCGGATCGACACCACCAATCCTCCGGGTCGCGAACGGGATGCGCTCGACCTCCTGGCCCCCCTGCTCTCCTCCGGCGGGGCCCGCGTGACGCTGGACCGGTTCGATGAAGGCAGAGGGAGCCTGGTGGCCCGCTTCAACGCGGGGCACCGGGCTCCGGCCCTGTGCTTCGCCGGACACATAGACACCGTGCCGTTCGGCGGGCAGACCTGGTCGCACCCGCCGCTGGGCGCGGAAGAGGCGGCGGGGAAGATCTACGGCCGGGGGGCCAGCGACATGAAGTCCGGCATCGCGGCCATGTGCATCGCGGCCCTCGAGATGATCGCCGAGGGCATGGACCGCGAGCTGGCCCTGTACGTCTTCGGCGGCGAGGAAACCGGCTGCACCGGGTCCTTCCACGCTCTGGCGGACCCGGCCCTGCTCGGCGAGCCCGGGGCCGTCGTGGTCGCCGAACCGACCTCCTGCCGCCCGCTCCTGGGACACAAGGGAGCGCTCTGGCTGCGCTGCACCGCCACGGGCACCACGGCCCACGGCGCCATGCCCGAGCTGGGGGACAACGCGCTGTACAAGGCGGTGGACGCCATCCGGGCCATCCGGGACATCGACTGGGCCGTGCCCGACCACGCCCACCTGGGCCCCATGACCCTCTCGGTCAACACCCTGCATTCGGGCATGAACACCAATTCCGTGCCGGACCGGGCCACCTTCGACATCGACATGCGGACCCTGCCCGGCCAGCACGGCCCGGACATCGTGGACAGGATCATCCGGGCGGCGCCTCCCGGGACCATCGCCGCGCAGCTCCTGGACATCCCGGCGGTCTGGACCGAGCCGTCCGAGCCGTGGATCGAAAGCGCCTTCCAGGTCCTGACGCCCCTGCTGGACGCGCCCCCGGCCATTGAAACCGTCCAGTTCTTCACGGACGCCGCCGCATTCCGGCGCGCCCTCCCCGACGTTCCCATCCTTGTTCTCGGACCGGGCGATCCGGCCATGGCCCACCAGACGGACGAGTACTGCGCCATCCGGGAGATCCGCCAGGCCGTGCGCCTGTACAAGGCCATCGGAGCCGCCTGGGCCGCCGCCCCCGACAACCCCTGA
- a CDS encoding transporter substrate-binding domain-containing protein: protein MTRPPLFKRSVRCMAVALAVLLLTVTAAWADLLQDIKDKGEITIGTEAAFPPFEFVENGKIVGYSADLLELIMKDLPGVKLNRLDVPWQGILPGLAAGKFDYIVTSVTATKERYDRYALSLPIADATVALLVRKDSDIKTAGDAAGKVVASQTGSAQLKALLGLGEKLAAEGKSFKDVREYVSFDEAYADLAAGRLDAVAQAFPNLADAVKKRPDAFRIITPPFGPAVYFSWAARKDAESKSLADFFDAGLRKLNESGKMKELQMKWFGFEMPVPADALPVPVQ, encoded by the coding sequence ATGACCCGTCCCCCCCTTTTCAAACGCAGCGTCAGGTGCATGGCCGTGGCCTTGGCCGTTCTGCTTCTCACCGTCACCGCCGCCTGGGCCGACCTGCTCCAGGACATCAAGGACAAGGGAGAGATCACCATCGGCACCGAGGCCGCCTTCCCGCCCTTCGAGTTCGTGGAGAACGGCAAGATCGTGGGCTATTCCGCCGACCTGCTCGAACTGATCATGAAGGACCTGCCCGGCGTCAAGCTCAACCGCCTGGACGTGCCCTGGCAGGGCATCCTGCCGGGCCTGGCCGCCGGCAAATTCGACTACATCGTGACCTCGGTCACCGCCACCAAGGAGCGGTATGACCGCTACGCCCTCTCCCTGCCCATCGCCGACGCCACGGTCGCCCTCCTGGTGCGCAAGGACTCCGACATCAAGACCGCCGGGGACGCGGCCGGAAAGGTCGTCGCCTCCCAGACCGGTTCCGCCCAGCTCAAGGCCCTGCTCGGCCTCGGGGAGAAGCTCGCGGCCGAGGGCAAATCCTTCAAGGACGTGCGGGAATACGTGTCCTTTGACGAGGCCTACGCCGACCTGGCCGCCGGGCGGCTGGACGCGGTGGCCCAGGCCTTTCCCAACCTGGCCGACGCGGTCAAGAAGCGCCCCGACGCCTTCCGCATCATCACCCCGCCCTTCGGCCCCGCCGTGTACTTCTCCTGGGCCGCCCGCAAGGACGCGGAATCCAAGTCCCTGGCCGACTTCTTCGACGCGGGCCTGCGCAAGCTCAACGAGTCCGGCAAGATGAAGGAACTCCAAATGAAGTGGTTCGGCTTCGAGATGCCGGTCCCCGCCGACGCGCTGCCCGTCCCCGTCCAGTAG
- a CDS encoding DctP family TRAP transporter solute-binding subunit gives MSNLKMMRKAVAFAVVAILMTALSAGAAGFKKEYKMQVTVGPKLYWGMGATKFAELVGEKTNGQINVKPYFGSALLKGAQLKSSQMVAKGVIDCAIDSTINISPVIPEANIFHLPFFLNDFETLDKVKYGQAGEAVFAAMRAKRIEPLAWAENGFRQLTNSKVAVRTPADMKGLRIRVVGNPLFIDTFRQLGADPVNMNWGDAVAGFQQGVVDGQENPVGVLIPIQIYQYHKYATMWNYLVDPLIIYWNQQEWNGFPEEIQNAIMEAANEAGRFETALSRAGLDGDVSLNILKNEFNYTMEVPDPIAFLESKGMEVHMLTDEERAAFAEVTRPVYDKWVKEIGTDLYEKAKADIGQ, from the coding sequence ATGTCTAATCTCAAAATGATGCGTAAAGCGGTCGCGTTCGCGGTCGTGGCCATCCTCATGACGGCGCTGTCCGCCGGGGCCGCCGGGTTCAAGAAAGAATACAAGATGCAGGTCACGGTCGGGCCGAAGCTCTACTGGGGCATGGGCGCCACCAAGTTCGCCGAGCTGGTCGGCGAAAAGACCAACGGCCAGATCAACGTCAAACCGTACTTCGGGTCCGCCCTGCTCAAGGGCGCGCAGCTCAAGAGCTCGCAGATGGTCGCCAAGGGCGTCATCGACTGCGCCATCGATTCGACCATCAACATCAGCCCGGTCATCCCCGAAGCCAATATTTTTCATCTTCCCTTCTTCCTGAACGACTTCGAGACCCTGGACAAGGTCAAGTACGGCCAGGCGGGCGAGGCCGTGTTTGCGGCCATGCGCGCCAAGCGCATCGAGCCGTTGGCCTGGGCCGAGAACGGCTTCCGCCAGCTGACCAACTCCAAGGTCGCGGTCAGGACCCCCGCCGACATGAAGGGTCTGCGCATCCGCGTGGTCGGCAACCCGCTGTTCATCGACACCTTCCGCCAGCTGGGCGCCGACCCGGTGAACATGAACTGGGGCGACGCGGTCGCCGGTTTCCAGCAGGGCGTGGTCGACGGCCAGGAGAACCCGGTCGGCGTGCTCATCCCCATCCAGATCTACCAGTACCACAAGTACGCGACCATGTGGAATTACCTGGTCGATCCGCTGATCATCTACTGGAACCAGCAGGAGTGGAACGGTTTCCCCGAGGAGATCCAAAACGCGATCATGGAGGCCGCCAACGAGGCGGGCCGCTTCGAAACCGCCCTGAGCCGCGCCGGACTTGACGGCGACGTCTCCCTGAACATCCTCAAGAACGAATTCAACTACACCATGGAAGTTCCGGACCCCATCGCTTTCCTGGAAAGCAAGGGCATGGAAGTCCACATGCTTACCGACGAGGAGCGGGCCGCCTTTGCCGAGGTCACCCGTCCCGTCTACGACAAGTGGGTCAAGGAGATCGGTACCGATCTCTATGAGAAGGCCAAGGCCGACATCGGCCAATAA
- a CDS encoding cupin domain-containing protein yields MNEQNVLGHHIRQLRKAQGMTLRDLAEKAGCSESMLSKIENGKGNPSIKALQGISKALGTNMGALFQPDAAPGIVSHWGERHMAQMTTGRGVVLEYLSPHLPGHTLQAHIHVVEPGGSSLGEISHEGEEVGYVLTGELELTVDDQTYHVKEGDSFFFSSELPHAFRNNGAVTARVLWVNTPPTY; encoded by the coding sequence ATGAACGAACAGAACGTCCTCGGACATCACATCCGCCAACTGCGCAAGGCCCAGGGGATGACCCTCCGCGATCTCGCCGAAAAGGCGGGCTGCTCCGAAAGCATGCTGTCCAAGATCGAGAACGGGAAGGGCAACCCGTCCATCAAGGCGTTGCAGGGCATCTCCAAGGCCCTGGGCACCAACATGGGAGCCCTGTTCCAGCCCGACGCCGCGCCGGGCATCGTCTCCCACTGGGGCGAGCGGCACATGGCCCAGATGACCACGGGCAGGGGCGTGGTCCTCGAATACCTGTCGCCCCACCTGCCCGGCCACACCCTCCAGGCCCACATCCACGTGGTCGAACCGGGCGGCAGCAGCCTCGGCGAAATCTCCCACGAGGGCGAGGAAGTCGGCTACGTCCTGACCGGAGAGCTGGAGCTGACCGTGGACGACCAGACCTACCACGTCAAGGAAGGCGACTCCTTCTTCTTCAGCTCCGAACTCCCCCACGCCTTCCGCAACAACGGCGCCGTCACCGCCCGAGTCCTCTGGGTCAACACCCCGCCGACCTACTGA